The following coding sequences lie in one Aureimonas sp. AU20 genomic window:
- a CDS encoding sigma-54-dependent Fis family transcriptional regulator has product MSLAAPHRHIREIETVALGARSDRDPAVHRSWLRCVETYRLDPARAVEAYILPDTRLREHRQRSEGLIRTARSGLEALYRQMAGHGYVLLLSDEAGVTVDFVGDPTLNNRLRSAGLYLGSEWSEPRAGTCAVGSCIATGEPLTIHQDDHFDVTHTPLTCSAAPIYDTDGRLAAVLDISALRSPDAKRSQSLVLHLVTETARRIELANLMAKSRGEWVVRFSRSSDFLDVDPDGAIALDASGRVSGLTHAAQKLLASTIGADWRDPAPLLGRPISDFFDLDLDALPRLTRAQPCESRLLTARDGLSVFAHAIAPPSPAPRAQRPAEGALPQALAGLTGGDRTMAALLGKAARLAPTAIPICLHGETGTGKEVLARAIHRCGGTERPFIALNCAALPESLIEAELFGHAPGAFTGAGPKGRRGLIEAANGGTLFLDEIGDMPLALQSRLLRVLAEREIVPVGAHRPVALNLRVLSASHRDLAALVASGAFREDLFYRLAGATLHLPALRERSDLGWLLDRLLGETSGDLRIEPAARARLLAHRWPGNVRELKNVVELLAALAEDGVIRLGDLPDAFAPVAPDRQDSAVPAMADAPPEAAELRAVLMECRWNVSHAARRLGCDRTTVHRRMRRWDVSQPL; this is encoded by the coding sequence ATGTCACTGGCAGCTCCACATCGGCACATCCGCGAGATCGAGACCGTGGCTCTCGGGGCCCGGTCCGATCGCGATCCGGCGGTGCACCGGTCGTGGCTGCGCTGCGTGGAGACCTATCGGCTCGATCCCGCGCGGGCGGTGGAAGCCTATATCCTGCCCGACACGCGGCTGCGCGAGCACCGGCAGCGCTCGGAAGGGCTGATCCGCACCGCGCGCTCGGGGCTCGAGGCCCTCTATCGCCAGATGGCCGGGCATGGATACGTGCTTCTGCTGTCGGACGAAGCGGGCGTCACCGTCGACTTCGTGGGCGATCCGACGCTGAATAATCGCCTCCGCAGCGCCGGTCTTTATCTTGGCTCGGAATGGTCGGAGCCTCGGGCCGGCACCTGCGCGGTGGGCTCCTGCATCGCCACCGGCGAGCCCCTGACCATCCACCAGGACGACCATTTCGACGTCACCCACACGCCGCTGACCTGCTCGGCGGCCCCGATCTACGACACCGACGGTCGGCTCGCCGCCGTGCTCGACATTTCCGCGCTGCGCTCGCCCGATGCCAAGCGGAGCCAAAGTCTGGTCCTGCATCTGGTGACGGAGACCGCACGGCGCATCGAACTCGCCAACCTGATGGCCAAGTCGCGCGGGGAGTGGGTGGTGCGTTTCTCCCGCTCGTCGGACTTTCTCGATGTCGATCCCGACGGGGCGATCGCGCTGGACGCCTCGGGCCGTGTGTCGGGCCTGACTCATGCCGCGCAAAAGCTTCTGGCGAGCACGATCGGCGCGGACTGGCGCGATCCCGCCCCGCTTCTGGGGCGGCCGATCTCGGACTTCTTCGATCTCGACCTCGATGCCCTGCCACGGCTGACGCGGGCTCAGCCTTGCGAAAGCCGGCTGCTCACCGCGCGGGACGGTCTCAGCGTCTTCGCCCATGCGATCGCCCCGCCGAGCCCGGCACCGCGCGCCCAGCGGCCGGCCGAAGGCGCGCTGCCCCAGGCCCTCGCCGGCCTGACGGGGGGAGACCGCACCATGGCCGCGCTCCTCGGCAAGGCCGCGCGCCTGGCGCCGACCGCCATTCCAATCTGCCTCCATGGCGAAACGGGAACGGGCAAGGAGGTTCTGGCGCGCGCCATCCATCGCTGCGGCGGCACCGAGCGCCCCTTCATCGCCCTGAACTGCGCGGCGCTGCCCGAGAGCTTGATCGAGGCGGAACTCTTCGGCCATGCACCGGGCGCGTTCACCGGCGCTGGGCCCAAGGGCCGGCGCGGGCTCATCGAAGCGGCCAATGGCGGGACGCTGTTTCTGGACGAGATCGGCGACATGCCGCTGGCGCTCCAGTCGCGCCTTCTTCGCGTTCTGGCGGAGCGCGAGATCGTACCCGTCGGCGCGCATCGCCCCGTCGCCCTCAATCTGCGGGTTCTCTCGGCCTCGCATCGCGACCTCGCGGCGCTGGTCGCCAGCGGGGCGTTCCGGGAAGACCTCTTCTACCGGCTGGCCGGCGCGACCTTGCATCTTCCGGCGCTGCGCGAGCGCTCCGATCTCGGCTGGCTTCTCGACCGCCTCCTCGGCGAGACGAGCGGCGATCTCCGGATTGAGCCGGCGGCCCGCGCGCGGCTTCTGGCCCATCGGTGGCCCGGCAACGTGCGCGAACTCAAGAACGTCGTCGAACTTCTCGCGGCGCTCGCCGAGGATGGTGTGATCCGCCTGGGCGACCTGCCGGACGCGTTCGCCCCCGTGGCGCCGGACCGGCAGGACAGCGCGGTGCCCGCGATGGCCGACGCCCCGCCCGAGGCCGCTGAACTGCGCGCGGTCTTGATGGAATGCCGCTGGAACGTGTCGCACGCGGCGCGGCGCCTCGGCTGCGACCGCACGACGGTTCACCGGCGCATGCGTCGCTGGGACGTGTCGCAGCCGCTGTGA
- a CDS encoding zinc-binding dehydrogenase yields the protein MQALRFHAAKDLRLETVEEPGRPGPGQVRIRNTRVGICGTDLHEYAYGPIFVPTEPHAFTGVSGVQILGHEFGGVVTDVGGGVTKVAPGDRVSVQPLIMPRENEYYADRGLFFLSEKLALAGLSWPWGGMADYAILNDYNVYKIPDAMSAEEAALVEPTAVAIYACDRAGVRAGSSVLVTGAGPIGLLTVLAARAAGATRVFLSDPNPTRLELARSIDPDLVTIDPTKTPVGERVREGTDGRVGADVAIEAVGNERALGDCVDAVRRQGVVVQVGLHPGPSKLDWFAVTCKDIDVRGSWAYPTTSWPRVMDLIASGRLPAAKVVTKRIRLADAVHEGFDALLDPAGNHLKIMIDLEG from the coding sequence ATGCAAGCACTGCGTTTCCACGCCGCCAAGGACCTGCGTCTGGAAACGGTCGAAGAACCCGGCCGTCCGGGGCCGGGACAGGTCCGCATCCGCAACACGCGCGTCGGCATCTGCGGCACGGACCTTCACGAATATGCCTATGGCCCGATCTTCGTGCCGACCGAGCCGCACGCCTTCACCGGCGTCTCGGGCGTGCAAATTCTCGGCCACGAGTTCGGCGGCGTCGTCACCGATGTCGGCGGGGGGGTGACCAAGGTCGCGCCGGGCGACCGGGTGTCCGTGCAGCCGCTGATCATGCCGCGCGAGAACGAATATTACGCCGATCGCGGCCTGTTCTTCCTGTCGGAGAAGCTGGCGCTGGCTGGCCTCTCCTGGCCTTGGGGCGGCATGGCCGACTATGCCATCCTCAACGATTACAATGTCTACAAGATACCGGACGCGATGAGCGCCGAGGAAGCCGCGCTGGTGGAGCCGACGGCGGTCGCCATCTATGCCTGCGACCGGGCGGGCGTGCGGGCCGGCTCCAGCGTCCTCGTGACGGGCGCGGGGCCGATCGGTCTCCTCACCGTCCTGGCGGCGCGGGCGGCGGGCGCGACGCGCGTTTTCCTGTCGGACCCCAACCCGACGCGGCTCGAACTCGCTCGCTCCATCGACCCCGATCTCGTCACGATCGACCCGACGAAGACACCGGTGGGCGAGCGCGTGCGCGAGGGAACGGACGGACGGGTCGGCGCCGACGTGGCGATCGAGGCCGTTGGCAACGAGCGCGCCTTGGGCGACTGCGTGGATGCCGTGCGTCGGCAAGGCGTCGTGGTGCAGGTCGGCCTTCATCCCGGCCCGTCCAAGCTCGACTGGTTCGCCGTGACCTGCAAGGACATCGACGTTCGCGGCTCCTGGGCCTACCCCACCACGTCCTGGCCGCGCGTCATGGATCTCATCGCCTCCGGCCGTCTGCCGGCCGCGAAAGTCGTGACCAAGCGCATTCGCCTCGCCGACGCCGTGCACGAGGGCTTCGACGCACTGCTCGATCCCGCCGGCAACCATCTCAAGATCATGATCGACCTCGAAGGCTGA
- a CDS encoding NAD(P)/FAD-dependent oxidoreductase: protein MSETLERPVPANPAPGEAPSPARQAAQTWLNTFEAALAAKDAGAAAALFGQESYWRDLVSFTWNLRTVEGPDGVRDMLEHQLPHVSASGFELDEEPTEEGGVVTAWFRFETEVGRGRGLVRLRDGKAWTFLTTLHELKGFEEPMNERRPKGAEHGTAANRRSWLEKREAEARELGYTRQPYVLVIGGGQGGIALSARLGQLGVPTIVIDRHERPGDQWRKRYKSLCLHDPVWYDHLPYIDFPKNWPVFAPKDKIGDWLEMYAKVMELNYWGSSTAKSARYDASKGEWEVVVDRGGEEVTLRPQQLVLATGMSGKANWPSFPGMDRFKGEQHHSSQHPGPDGYQGKRVVVIGSNNSAHDICAALAENGIDVTMVQRSTTHIVRSESLMEHGLGDLYSERALANGVTTQKADLIFASLPYRIMHEFQIPVYEKIAEVDADFYRDLEKAGFRLDWGADGSGLFMKYLRRGSGYYIDVGASQMIIDGRIKLKAGQVDEITEDGVKLDDGTVLPADVIVYATGYGSMNGWAADLISQEVADKVGKVWGLGSDTPKDPGPWEGEQRNMWKPTQQDALWFHGGNLHQSRHYSLYLALQLKARMEGLATPVYGLQEVHHLR, encoded by the coding sequence ATGAGCGAGACCCTGGAACGCCCCGTCCCCGCGAACCCGGCCCCCGGCGAGGCGCCGAGCCCGGCTCGGCAAGCCGCGCAAACCTGGCTGAACACGTTCGAGGCCGCCCTGGCGGCGAAGGACGCGGGCGCCGCCGCCGCCCTTTTCGGGCAGGAAAGCTACTGGCGCGATCTCGTGTCCTTCACCTGGAACCTTCGCACCGTGGAGGGGCCGGACGGCGTGCGGGACATGTTGGAGCATCAGCTGCCCCATGTCTCGGCATCCGGCTTCGAGCTGGACGAGGAGCCGACGGAGGAGGGCGGCGTGGTCACGGCCTGGTTCCGCTTCGAGACCGAGGTCGGGCGCGGTCGCGGGCTGGTGCGGCTGCGCGACGGCAAGGCCTGGACCTTCCTGACGACGCTGCACGAGCTGAAGGGCTTCGAGGAGCCGATGAACGAGCGCCGCCCCAAGGGCGCCGAGCACGGCACCGCCGCCAACCGGCGCTCCTGGCTCGAGAAGCGCGAGGCGGAAGCCAGGGAGCTCGGCTACACGCGCCAGCCCTATGTGCTGGTGATCGGCGGCGGCCAGGGCGGCATCGCCCTTTCGGCGCGGCTTGGCCAGCTCGGCGTGCCGACGATCGTGATCGACCGGCACGAGCGGCCGGGCGACCAGTGGCGCAAGCGCTACAAGTCCCTCTGCCTGCACGACCCCGTCTGGTACGACCACCTTCCCTATATCGATTTCCCGAAGAATTGGCCGGTCTTCGCGCCCAAGGACAAGATCGGCGATTGGCTGGAAATGTACGCCAAGGTCATGGAGCTCAACTACTGGGGCTCCAGCACGGCGAAATCGGCGCGCTACGACGCGAGCAAGGGTGAGTGGGAGGTCGTGGTCGATCGCGGCGGCGAGGAGGTGACGCTTCGGCCCCAGCAGCTCGTCCTGGCGACGGGCATGTCCGGCAAGGCGAACTGGCCGAGCTTTCCCGGGATGGATCGCTTCAAGGGCGAGCAGCACCATTCCTCGCAGCATCCGGGGCCGGACGGCTACCAGGGCAAGCGCGTTGTCGTCATCGGCTCCAACAATTCGGCGCACGACATCTGCGCCGCTCTGGCGGAAAACGGCATCGACGTCACCATGGTCCAGCGCTCGACCACTCATATCGTGCGCTCGGAATCCCTGATGGAACATGGGTTGGGCGATCTCTATTCCGAGCGCGCGCTGGCCAATGGCGTGACGACGCAGAAGGCCGATCTGATCTTCGCCTCCTTGCCGTACCGGATCATGCACGAGTTCCAGATCCCGGTTTACGAGAAGATCGCGGAGGTGGACGCCGACTTCTACCGCGACCTGGAAAAGGCGGGGTTCCGGCTCGACTGGGGTGCCGACGGCTCGGGCCTGTTCATGAAGTACCTGCGCCGGGGCTCGGGCTATTACATCGATGTCGGCGCCAGCCAGATGATTATCGACGGGCGCATCAAGCTGAAGGCCGGTCAGGTCGACGAGATCACCGAGGACGGCGTCAAGCTGGACGACGGGACCGTGCTCCCGGCGGACGTCATCGTCTATGCCACGGGCTACGGCTCGATGAACGGCTGGGCCGCCGATCTCATCAGCCAGGAGGTCGCCGATAAGGTCGGCAAGGTCTGGGGCCTCGGCTCCGACACGCCGAAGGATCCCGGCCCCTGGGAAGGCGAGCAGCGCAACATGTGGAAGCCGACCCAGCAGGATGCTTTGTGGTTCCACGGCGGAAACCTGCACCAGTCCCGCCACTATTCGCTCTATCTCGCGTTGCAGCTGAAGGCGCGGATGGAGGGCTTGGCAACCCCGGTCTACGGGCTGCAGGAGGTCCATCACCTGCGATAG
- the uppP gene encoding undecaprenyl-diphosphatase UppP yields the protein MAAVCTNGIDTGFTALGMGKVAILGVFQGITELLPISSTAHMRIIPALLGWQDPGAAFSAAMQMAALVAVVTYFRRDVLDLVFGSLTALRERRFDAPPLRLSFGILLGTLPIVVGGLLLKDVLNACGSSLRELWVIGLACVVMAVLLAATEWTSRHARDFSQITLKDALLVGLAQVGALIPGVSRSGSTLTMALFLGLKRDDAARFSFLLGLPAILGAGLKEVVELHHAGLDAEGWMVLGVGLVTASLSAFVAIWSLMRIMERFSAWPFVYYRLALGLFLLASAATGFMN from the coding sequence TTGGCGGCCGTCTGCACCAATGGCATCGATACCGGCTTCACCGCCCTCGGCATGGGCAAGGTCGCGATCCTCGGGGTTTTCCAGGGGATCACCGAGCTTCTGCCGATCTCCTCGACCGCGCATATGCGCATCATCCCCGCCCTGCTCGGATGGCAGGACCCGGGCGCCGCCTTCTCGGCCGCCATGCAGATGGCAGCTCTGGTGGCGGTCGTTACCTATTTCCGGCGGGACGTTCTGGACCTCGTGTTCGGATCGCTCACGGCGTTGCGCGAGCGGCGCTTCGATGCGCCGCCTCTTCGGCTGAGCTTTGGCATTCTCCTCGGCACGCTGCCGATCGTGGTTGGCGGCCTTCTTCTCAAGGATGTCCTGAACGCCTGCGGCTCGTCGCTGCGCGAGCTTTGGGTGATCGGCCTCGCCTGTGTCGTCATGGCCGTGCTTCTGGCCGCGACGGAATGGACCAGCCGACACGCGCGCGACTTCAGCCAGATCACCTTAAAGGACGCCCTTCTTGTCGGCCTCGCGCAGGTCGGCGCGCTGATCCCCGGCGTGTCGCGCTCGGGCTCGACCCTGACCATGGCCTTGTTTCTCGGCCTGAAGCGGGACGACGCGGCGCGCTTTTCCTTTCTTCTCGGCCTGCCCGCCATTCTGGGCGCCGGTCTGAAGGAAGTCGTGGAACTGCACCATGCCGGCCTCGATGCCGAGGGCTGGATGGTGCTTGGCGTCGGCCTCGTCACCGCCTCCCTTTCCGCCTTCGTCGCGATCTGGAGCCTGATGCGCATCATGGAGCGCTTCTCGGCCTGGCCCTTCGTCTACTACCGCCTCGCGCTCGGCCTCTTCCTTCTCGCCAGCGCGGCGACGGGCTTCATGAACTGA
- a CDS encoding sigma-70 family RNA polymerase sigma factor has protein sequence MDDPVTADRAAKFDRLVLPRLGDGFRLARWLTGNQADAEDVMQEAALRAFLAMDRLVEDNVRAWFLTVVRNTCYSWLAKNRPGINLSVEELIPQDKDLMERGGLIAEPVASIEEALIAKDRAAWLTRAIDRLPLSMKEVVVLRDYYDLSYREIAEVSGVPIGTVMSRLARARQHLLKAIELADDDT, from the coding sequence GTGGATGATCCCGTGACCGCGGACAGGGCGGCAAAGTTCGATCGTCTGGTTCTACCGCGCCTTGGCGACGGATTCCGGCTGGCCCGGTGGCTCACCGGCAACCAGGCCGATGCCGAGGATGTCATGCAGGAGGCCGCGCTGCGCGCCTTCCTGGCGATGGACCGGCTGGTGGAGGACAATGTCCGCGCCTGGTTCCTGACGGTTGTGCGCAACACCTGCTATTCCTGGCTCGCCAAGAACCGGCCGGGAATAAACCTCTCGGTCGAGGAGTTGATACCGCAGGACAAGGATTTGATGGAGCGCGGAGGCCTGATCGCCGAGCCCGTGGCATCGATCGAGGAGGCGTTGATCGCGAAGGATCGGGCCGCGTGGCTGACACGCGCGATCGACCGTCTCCCGCTGAGCATGAAGGAGGTCGTGGTCCTTAGGGATTATTACGACCTCTCCTATCGCGAGATCGCCGAGGTCAGCGGCGTGCCCATCGGCACCGTCATGTCGCGGCTCGCGCGCGCTCGCCAACATCTTCTCAAAGCGATCGAACTGGCCGACGATGACACCTGA
- a CDS encoding anti-sigma factor family protein: MTPDDSDHLMLAAYLDGELSPGETIAMERRLEADPELRRLRDALSNLSGTVHDLVAETPVPPDLSARVRGQIAKAQNLPPQRETPSWQRIAAALVVGLLVGGPLGYGLSQVAAPPRSNAIEDAIFAGHLRGLAAPQPFDIASSDRHTVKPWFNGRTAIAPDAPDLAAQGFPLVGGRVDIVAGEPVPTLVYRRRQHVISVTVVPRSEVGAPGRDRRKGSGIERWTTGDLGYFATSDLNSKELGEFANAFRAATAPAG; the protein is encoded by the coding sequence ATGACACCTGACGACAGCGATCATCTCATGTTGGCGGCCTATCTCGACGGCGAGCTTTCGCCGGGGGAAACGATCGCCATGGAACGCAGGCTGGAGGCCGATCCCGAGCTTCGCCGGTTGCGGGACGCCTTGTCGAACCTCTCCGGCACCGTCCACGACCTCGTGGCCGAAACGCCCGTTCCCCCCGACCTTTCCGCGCGGGTTCGCGGGCAGATAGCCAAGGCGCAAAACCTCCCCCCGCAGCGGGAGACCCCGTCATGGCAGCGCATCGCAGCGGCGCTCGTCGTGGGGCTTCTCGTCGGCGGACCGCTCGGCTACGGCCTTTCCCAAGTCGCCGCCCCGCCGAGAAGCAACGCCATCGAGGACGCGATCTTCGCCGGCCATCTCCGGGGCTTGGCTGCGCCGCAGCCCTTCGACATCGCGTCGTCCGACCGCCATACGGTGAAGCCCTGGTTCAACGGGCGCACGGCGATCGCGCCGGATGCGCCGGACCTCGCCGCGCAAGGCTTTCCGCTGGTCGGCGGGCGGGTCGATATCGTCGCCGGCGAGCCGGTTCCAACGCTCGTCTACCGCCGGCGGCAACATGTCATCAGTGTGACCGTCGTCCCCCGCAGCGAGGTCGGCGCTCCCGGCCGGGATCGGCGCAAGGGGTCCGGCATCGAGCGCTGGACCACCGGCGATCTCGGCTATTTCGCGACGTCCGATCTCAATTCCAAGGAACTCGGCGAATTCGCCAACGCCTTCCGTGCCGCAACGGCGCCCGCAGGCTGA
- a CDS encoding LysE family translocator yields MLRFLLSVLVLQLSPGPDMLLILNRGMVHGPRIAFSTIAGIVVIAGAVQLGLLVLGLGTLVATHPAAMPMLQVLGALYLLYLGIRMMTTTLSQSQPGTACSLGARRALVEGALSSLTNPKSFLFLFVVLPHFVDPSVGPVGAQMFVLGFLHKLAGLLTLSSVALAASRIGVWTRRWPALLSHQRRVCGLLMVAISLSLAGSSLFDASHVTTSNRDKTIAAMQKKACKEIDTISTEPWREGRSGHVSARSGP; encoded by the coding sequence ATGCTCCGCTTCCTCCTAAGCGTGCTGGTGCTTCAGCTCTCGCCTGGGCCGGACATGCTGTTGATCCTCAACAGAGGCATGGTCCATGGCCCGAGGATCGCGTTTTCCACCATTGCTGGGATCGTGGTTATCGCCGGCGCGGTGCAGCTCGGACTTCTGGTCCTGGGCCTTGGAACGCTCGTCGCGACGCATCCGGCGGCGATGCCGATGCTGCAGGTCTTGGGCGCTCTCTATCTCCTGTATCTCGGCATCCGAATGATGACGACGACGCTTTCGCAGAGCCAGCCCGGAACGGCGTGCTCTCTAGGAGCCAGGCGGGCGCTCGTGGAAGGGGCGTTGAGCAGCCTGACCAACCCGAAGTCCTTCCTGTTCCTCTTCGTCGTTCTGCCGCATTTCGTCGATCCGTCCGTCGGGCCGGTCGGGGCGCAGATGTTCGTCCTCGGTTTCCTGCACAAGCTCGCCGGTCTGCTGACCTTGAGTTCCGTCGCGCTCGCCGCCAGCCGGATCGGTGTCTGGACGCGCCGCTGGCCCGCGCTCCTCTCGCATCAGCGCCGGGTCTGCGGCCTCCTGATGGTGGCGATCAGCCTCTCGCTTGCGGGCTCGTCCCTGTTCGACGCATCGCATGTCACCACGTCGAACCGAGACAAGACTATTGCTGCGATGCAAAAGAAAGCTTGTAAGGAAATAGATACGATATCGACGGAACCGTGGCGGGAAGGTCGCAGTGGACATGTTTCCGCAAGGTCCGGTCCGTAA
- a CDS encoding curli assembly protein CsgF has product MSINSFRTLAFLSIASLSIGSAAAGDLVYTPVNPSFGGSPLNSAHLLSIAGAQKNATASDYKKPVDSTSAGTTGSGTKTQSDADLFVRQLQGRLLSALASQVTDAIFGENPQDSGTVQFGDTKVTFDRTLTTIRLRIENATDGTVTDIVVPQLVTSKPATTTASTASSSASASQLSTATPVLSGSALTPLSIN; this is encoded by the coding sequence ATGTCCATTAACAGTTTTAGAACCTTAGCATTCCTTTCGATTGCTTCGCTCAGTATTGGATCAGCCGCTGCGGGTGATCTCGTCTACACGCCGGTCAATCCCTCGTTCGGCGGGAGTCCGCTGAATTCCGCCCATCTCCTGTCCATCGCCGGCGCGCAGAAGAACGCGACGGCAAGCGACTACAAGAAACCGGTGGACTCGACCTCCGCCGGCACCACGGGCTCGGGCACGAAGACGCAGTCCGATGCCGACCTGTTCGTCCGCCAGCTTCAGGGGCGCCTTCTGTCGGCGCTCGCCAGCCAGGTGACGGATGCGATCTTCGGCGAGAACCCGCAGGATTCGGGCACCGTGCAGTTCGGCGACACAAAGGTGACGTTCGACCGGACGCTGACCACCATCCGGCTGCGCATCGAGAACGCGACCGATGGAACGGTCACGGACATCGTCGTTCCCCAGCTCGTCACTTCGAAGCCCGCCACCACCACGGCATCGACGGCGTCTTCTTCGGCCTCCGCCAGCCAGTTGAGCACCGCCACGCCCGTTCTCAGCGGATCGGCCCTCACCCCGTTGAGCATCAATTAA
- a CDS encoding CsgG/HfaB family protein, which translates to MSLRFRLALILRASLLGASAAALSGCVTNESALDPAPVVAPVSKQNDLLRDLPPPREKTVVAVYDIEDLTGQFKERENVQSLSRAVTQGGAAILIKALQDAGERRWFTVLERKALENLLRERQILTEMRRIYKNENTINASALPPLLHAGIIIEGGIIGYDTNITTGGAGARLLGIGGDAKYINDVVTVTLRAVSTKTGEVLASVTTRKAVVSYSLTGGTFRYVKLDSLLEAEAGVTYNEPKQIAVQSAIEQAVLSLVMEGAELRIWSFADPQAGANAIAAYRGAKYGDFLDPTAPPPPRPVTENAAKMMATVPSRPPELAVRPLSAGPVTSTTRPVSRAAPQPAGQSGIRQVPGVGPVPAEENQSPQLPPQLPPAPTPGEPSLGSIKLPDTHSVASL; encoded by the coding sequence ATGTCCCTGCGTTTCCGCTTGGCGCTCATCTTGCGCGCGTCCCTTCTTGGCGCCAGCGCCGCGGCCTTGTCCGGCTGCGTCACCAACGAGTCCGCGCTCGATCCCGCGCCCGTTGTGGCGCCAGTGTCGAAGCAGAACGACCTGCTGCGCGACCTTCCGCCGCCGCGCGAGAAAACGGTGGTCGCGGTCTATGACATCGAGGATCTGACGGGCCAGTTCAAGGAACGCGAGAACGTCCAGTCGCTTTCCCGCGCGGTGACGCAGGGCGGCGCGGCTATTCTGATCAAGGCGCTTCAGGATGCCGGCGAGCGGCGCTGGTTCACGGTGCTGGAACGCAAGGCGCTGGAGAACCTCCTGCGCGAGCGCCAAATCCTCACGGAAATGCGCCGGATCTACAAGAACGAGAACACGATCAACGCCTCGGCGCTGCCGCCGCTTCTCCATGCCGGCATCATCATCGAAGGCGGCATCATCGGTTACGACACGAACATCACGACGGGCGGGGCCGGCGCGCGCCTCTTGGGCATCGGCGGCGACGCGAAATATATCAACGACGTCGTGACCGTCACCCTGCGAGCGGTCTCCACCAAGACGGGCGAGGTTCTGGCCAGCGTGACGACGCGCAAGGCGGTTGTCTCCTACTCGCTGACGGGCGGCACCTTCCGCTATGTCAAGCTCGACAGTCTGTTGGAAGCCGAAGCGGGCGTGACCTACAACGAGCCCAAGCAGATCGCCGTCCAGTCGGCGATCGAGCAGGCCGTCCTGTCACTGGTCATGGAGGGCGCCGAACTCCGGATCTGGTCCTTCGCCGATCCTCAGGCCGGCGCGAACGCGATCGCCGCCTATCGCGGCGCGAAATACGGCGATTTCCTCGACCCGACCGCGCCGCCGCCGCCGCGGCCGGTGACCGAGAACGCCGCTAAGATGATGGCGACCGTGCCGTCTCGCCCGCCCGAACTCGCCGTGCGCCCCTTGTCGGCTGGGCCGGTCACGAGCACCACGAGGCCCGTCTCGCGCGCCGCGCCACAGCCGGCCGGCCAGTCTGGCATCCGGCAGGTGCCGGGCGTCGGCCCCGTGCCAGCCGAAGAGAACCAATCGCCGCAACTGCCGCCGCAACTGCCGCCGGCCCCGACGCCGGGCGAGCCGTCGCTGGGCTCGATCAAGCTGCCGGACACCCACAGCGTGGCCAGCCTCTAA
- the csgH gene encoding curli-like amyloid fiber formation chaperone CsgH, giving the protein MRFAAASCLVGALLMGGPVHAQDAPMAIASIVVEPGAGTVRLTGRALGLSNGHVEARMMIEKSGPSGRTSTTQGGEFELSVGQDAVVATVGLSLSPGDKLDVDLVLTNGEREISRSRLNVGS; this is encoded by the coding sequence ATGCGTTTTGCCGCAGCCTCCTGTCTCGTCGGAGCGCTTCTGATGGGCGGCCCCGTTCATGCGCAGGACGCGCCAATGGCCATCGCCTCGATCGTGGTCGAGCCCGGCGCGGGAACCGTGCGCTTGACCGGGCGTGCGCTCGGCTTGTCGAACGGGCATGTCGAGGCCCGTATGATGATCGAGAAGAGCGGTCCTTCTGGCCGGACATCGACGACGCAAGGGGGCGAGTTCGAGCTCTCGGTCGGCCAGGACGCGGTGGTGGCCACGGTCGGTCTTTCCTTAAGTCCCGGCGACAAGCTCGATGTCGATCTGGTGCTGACAAACGGCGAGCGCGAGATTTCCCGCAGCCGGCTGAACGTTGGCTCCTGA